The Anomalospiza imberbis isolate Cuckoo-Finch-1a 21T00152 chromosome 27, ASM3175350v1, whole genome shotgun sequence genome segment GAACTGGGACGTGCTGGGACCCTCAGAGCGGAACCGGAACGTTCTGGGAGCCCCAGTTTGGAACTGGGACGTGCTGGGACCCTCAGAGCGGAACCGGAACGTTCTGGGAGCCCCAGTTTGGAACTGGGACGtgctgggagccctgggagCCACGGGCAGGACGATCCCGGCATGGAAGAGGTGAGCAGGCACCGCCCGGGGCTGACCCCACCCGGGGCTGACCCCACCCGGCCCCGGGGCTCCTCGTGCCGCGCTCCGCTGTGGAACTCCCGCTCCGGACACCGGGCCGGGGCTGGTGGCCCAGCGGGCGGGGCTGGTGGCCACAGctcatccctgtgccaggaaagCCCGGTAGGTGCCACCCGCTCTGCCCCCGGTGCTGAAcggggcgcggccgccgccACGGCcaccccggcccggcccccgcgcgaggaggaggaggaagaggaggaggaggaggaggatgacgAGGACGTGGCCGGCGACACCGAGGACATCCCGCTGCTGGCAGGGGCGGCCCCGCGACAGCAGCGCCCCGCCAGGTACCGGCACCGCCcccgggacagcggggacaccgggaccgaggggacaccgggacagcggggacaccgggagcgaggggacaccgggagcgaggggacaccgggacagcggggacaccgggagcgaggggacacggggacccaggggacaccgggacccaggggacaccgggacagcggggacaccgcgacccaggggacaccgggaccgaggggacaccgggacccaggggacaccggggccgaggggacaccgggacctcACGGTGCCCTTCACCGCCCCGCAGCGAGGATGAGGACGGCTGGGAGGCCACCgccactgtccccagtgtcgCCGCCGCCAGCccagcgccgcgccgccgcggTGGCAGCGGCCCGGACGGTGAGCGCCGCACGCCGTGCCACCGCGTGTGCCACCGCGGCGCTGTCCCTGCCCTGACCGCGGCCGTGTCGCTGTCGCTGTCCCCAGCGCGCAGCCCGGACCTCTTCGAGCGCCTGCAGCACGCCGTGAGCTCCCTGGAGCGCGCCGTGTTCTCCCGCCACCGGCAGCCGCCGGCGTGGCcaccgcccgccccggcctggCACCGAGCGGTCCAGGTGAGCCCCGCCacgcccgcggtgcccagggCGGCACGGCGGGCACGGACTGACCAGCCCGGCACGGCCAgagcctggaggagctgagccGGACACCGGGCTGGGCGCGCCGCTGGTGCCcggagggggcggcggggccggggctcccggcggaggtggcggcggcggcggcgaggaACGCGAGCCTGCGGGCAACCCTGGGCCAACGCGACgaggagctgggccaggccaCGGCcgcgctgcgggcgctgcggggcgAGCGGGAGCGCCTGCAGGGCAAGGTGGGTGCCACCGTCGGGGCGTCACCGGGTGCCACCGTCGGGGCGTCACCAGAGCGGCCCCGGTGCTGAGCCCCGTGTCCGGTTCAGGTGCGGGACCTGCGGGAGGctctggccaggctggaggagccGGGGGCCTCTGGCAGTGACACCCACGGAACCGGTGACACCCCGGGGACTGGTGACACCCACGGAACCGGTGACACTCCCGGGGTCGGTGACACCCACGGAACCGGTGACACTCCCGGGACCGGCGACACCCCCGCGGTCGGTGACACCCCCGGGCCCAGCAGCCCCCCGGGGCACGGGGTGAGTGCGGGGCCGGGGCACGGGTGGGTCCTGCCCTGGCACGGGGGTCTGGGGTCCCCTCCGCAGGATGTCACCCGGGGTGGTGACGGCGCTCGGCCCCCGGTGCCGCCCCCCGGGATCACCCCCAGGGCCGCTCCCCTCCATGTCGCACCCTCCCGGTCCAGCCCCacgccccgctgtccccccagccctcgGCGGGCCCCGGCCGGGAGCAGGAGGAGCggctgcagcacctgcaggggtgagtccccccaaacccccgagtcccccaaccccccccggggacactgaggcacggCTCCGGTGACCGCGGGCCCGCAGGGTGCTGGCGCGGCTGCAGGAGGCGAACCGGGAGCTGGCGGCGGCGCTGGGCGAGTGCAAGGGCGAGGCGGAGCGGCTGAGCATGGAGCTGGGGCGGACAGAGTCCCGCTGCAGCGGGCTGCGGCTGGCGCTGCGCTGCAGGTGccacagggacggggacagagatggggatggggacagtccCCAGGGACCCTcgggatgggacagggatggggacagtccCCTGAGACCCTCGGGATGGGGACAGTCCCCAGAGACCCTcgggatgggacagggatggggacagtccCCTGAGACCCTCGGGATGGGGACAGTCCCCAGAGACCCTcgggatgggacagggatggggacagtcTTGCTGAACCCCTTAGGATCAGAACAGGAATCAGGACctgaatggggacagggacgggacgggacgggacgggacgggatgggtggggtggggtgggatgggatgagatggatgggatgggacaggacgggacgggacgggatgggacgggatgggatgggacgggatggatgggattgatgggatggggacagggatcaggatcgggatggggacagggatgaggacagggctggggacagagatggggacagtCCCCCTGAGCCTCTCGTCCCCCAGTGAGCGCTGCGGGGAGGCCTACGCTGCCCTCCTGGACCTGGTGCGAGCAAAGGTGGCACCGGAGGGTGGCACCCGTGGGGGTGAGTGACAGCGGGGAGCACGGGGcgctggaggggctggggggtcatgaggggggatactggggggatactggggtCACgggggggatactggggggatactggggggatactgggggataCCGAGGAGCAAGCAGGGAGGATGCTGAAGGGAAGCGTGAGGCACACATGGGGATACTGGGAGGTACTGGGAGGATTTCGGGGGGATGCAGGGAGCTTGTGGggcaccccaaagccccccacaCCCCCTTGTGGGTGGCCCTGGGCAGCGGCACTGCCCGCACCGTGCCCAGGAACCGCAGCGGAACCGAGCCCGGACCACGAATCGGGACCCGCCCCCGCCACACCGGAACCGGGACCCGGCCCCACCACACCGGAACCGAGCCCGGGCCACGCACCGGGACCCGGCCCCGCCACACCGGAGCCCGCGGGGCCAGCGGAACCGGACAGCCGGGAGGACCCCGCGGACAGCCCCGGGGCTCACAGGTACCGGGGGGCGCGGGGGTCCCGGCGCTGAgccccccccgtgtcccccgcgCCCACCGCCGCCGT includes the following:
- the USHBP1 gene encoding harmonin-binding protein USHBP1 is translated as MEEESPVGATRSAPGAERGAAAATATPARPPREEEEEEEEEEEDDEDVAGDTEDIPLLAGAAPRQQRPASEDEDGWEATATVPSVAAASPAPRRRGGSGPDGERRTPCHRVCHRGAVPALTAAVSLSLSPARSPDLFERLQHAVSSLERAVFSRHRQPPAWPPPAPAWHRAVQSLEELSRTPGWARRWCPEGAAGPGLPAEVAAAAARNASLRATLGQRDEELGQATAALRALRGERERLQGKVRDLREALARLEEPGASGSDTHGTGDTPGTGDTHGTGDTPGVGDTHGTGDTPGTGDTPAVGDTPGPSSPPGHGPHAPLSPQPSAGPGREQEERLQHLQGVLARLQEANRELAAALGECKGEAERLSMELGRTESRCSGLRLALRCSERCGEAYAALLDLVRAKVAPEGGTRGAALPAPCPGTAAEPSPDHESGPAPATPEPGPGPTTPEPSPGHAPGPGPATPEPAGPAEPDSREDPADSPRGMEEGALRELIRRLRAEQAAVEGSLLDAPEPSEPPRERDPRGRAERALREARALLPGWRRPEKEELLQELAVLKEALAELRTRLQLAQKEKRALELLLAAHGPREAALRLLLQHRERERDRDGQDGPSGSSGSSSGSSEGRETARESLQDARMGRGAAMAPQNPPDPERTREELLRIRARTERLRGRAQELALALEQGSAASRAQQAHGAAATMELLQAHSSLALAYRGARRRQAEQLRRLQARAAALRGQHGRRERALARTLRDLERGGETCI